Proteins encoded within one genomic window of Streptomyces sp. NBC_00523:
- a CDS encoding TetR/AcrR family transcriptional regulator — translation MVTSRSAAAARQPVVSLRRRGSVLERAILEAALEALSTVGWNGLTMEGVAAGAQTGKAAIYRRWSSKEELVAEALRSAMPVPGVAPDSGNIRDDLYQLCRGMRDAMLSTSGSALRSVIHECDAGTAERFQSVILDGVIRPSTDLIREVVSRGVERGEVRPGAMRELAFDVIPAMMMYRTKVCGSEWDDAEIAALIDQVAVPFFRSEPH, via the coding sequence ATGGTCACTTCGCGATCGGCCGCCGCCGCTCGGCAGCCGGTGGTGTCCCTGCGCCGACGGGGATCCGTGCTGGAGCGCGCGATCCTCGAAGCGGCGCTGGAAGCGCTGAGCACGGTGGGCTGGAACGGCCTGACGATGGAAGGCGTGGCCGCCGGAGCCCAGACGGGCAAGGCTGCGATCTACCGGCGCTGGTCCTCCAAGGAGGAGCTGGTGGCCGAGGCGCTGCGCAGCGCGATGCCGGTCCCGGGTGTAGCCCCGGACTCGGGCAACATCCGCGACGACCTCTACCAGCTGTGCCGGGGCATGCGCGACGCGATGCTGTCCACCTCCGGCTCGGCCCTGCGCTCGGTGATTCACGAATGCGACGCGGGCACGGCGGAACGCTTCCAGTCGGTGATCCTCGACGGAGTGATCCGGCCGTCCACCGACCTCATCAGGGAAGTGGTGAGCCGAGGTGTCGAGCGGGGCGAGGTCCGCCCAGGGGCCATGCGGGAACTGGCCTTCGACGTCATTCCCGCGATGATGATGTACCGCACCAAGGTGTGCGGCAGCGAGTGGGACGACGCGGAGATCGCGGCGCTCATCGATCAGGTCGCCGTGCCGTTCTTCCGTTCAGAACCTCACTGA
- a CDS encoding ribonuclease HII produces MPYEPPTHTVERSLRATTGAKIIAGVDEVGRGAWAGPVTVCAAVTGLRRPPAGLTDSKLISPKRRAELAPLLESWVTAYALGDASPQEIDALGMTAALRLAAVRALEALPVRPDAVILDGKHDYLGSPWQVRTVIKGDQSCVAVAAASVIAKVRRDTMMAELGAQSGEYADFGFEANAGYPSPVHRAALEERGPTAHHRLSWSYLDALPRWQHLKKIRFSAEAAALESGGQLGFDF; encoded by the coding sequence ATGCCGTACGAACCACCCACGCACACCGTCGAGCGCTCACTGCGCGCCACCACCGGTGCCAAGATCATCGCCGGTGTCGACGAGGTCGGACGCGGAGCGTGGGCGGGACCTGTCACGGTGTGCGCCGCGGTCACCGGTCTCCGCAGGCCCCCCGCCGGACTCACCGACTCCAAGCTGATCAGCCCCAAGCGCCGTGCGGAACTCGCTCCGCTGCTGGAAAGCTGGGTCACCGCCTACGCCCTCGGTGACGCCTCCCCCCAGGAGATCGACGCCCTGGGCATGACCGCCGCGCTCCGGCTCGCGGCCGTACGCGCCCTGGAGGCCCTGCCGGTCCGCCCCGACGCGGTGATCCTGGACGGCAAGCACGACTACCTGGGCAGCCCCTGGCAGGTCCGTACCGTCATCAAGGGCGACCAGTCCTGCGTCGCGGTGGCCGCGGCCTCGGTGATCGCGAAGGTCCGCCGGGACACCATGATGGCCGAACTCGGCGCACAGAGCGGCGAGTACGCGGACTTCGGGTTCGAAGCCAACGCCGGCTATCCGTCCCCCGTACACAGGGCCGCACTCGAGGAGCGTGGGCCCACCGCCCACCACCGTCTCTCGTGGTCCTACCTTGACGCGCTGCCCCGGTGGCAGCACCTGAAGAAGATCCGTTTCTCCGCCGAGGCGGCCGCACTGGAAAGCGGGGGCCAGCTCGGCTTCGACTTCTGA